In one window of Dissulfurirhabdus thermomarina DNA:
- a CDS encoding SufB/SufD family protein, producing MSALNPPRDGEELLRAFRPADAAPQVRGLEELGAAELAKLRQTGLDLDGKARSGTFVQVNRGVAHCQGPPEGGELLPVTEALERYDGLEDYWWRVVSPEKDAFTREADRHLDNGYFIRALPGEKVVYPVQTCLYIRDSDVAQRVHNVIIAEEGSELHIITGCATHPDLTSGLHIGVSEFYVKKGARLVFTMIHNWGEEVYVRPRTGIRVEEGGVFLSNYVSLHGVKSIETYPTAVLAGPGALARFHSVIVAPAGADIDIGSRVRLEAPGTRAEIISRSISYGGRVMARGHLVGKAPGVKAHLECQGLMLGEGGAIHAVPELEAHVADVEMSHEAAVGRIAREEIEYLMARGLDEEEATSAIVRGFLNVKIEGLPPELERELEDAVARCGQGM from the coding sequence ATGTCGGCGCTGAACCCGCCCAGAGACGGCGAGGAACTGCTCCGGGCCTTCCGGCCCGCCGATGCGGCCCCCCAGGTCCGGGGCCTCGAGGAACTGGGGGCGGCGGAACTCGCCAAGCTCCGCCAGACGGGGTTGGACCTCGACGGCAAGGCCCGCTCCGGCACCTTCGTCCAGGTGAACCGGGGCGTCGCCCACTGCCAGGGCCCTCCGGAGGGGGGGGAACTGCTCCCGGTGACGGAGGCCCTGGAGCGTTACGACGGCCTCGAGGATTACTGGTGGCGGGTGGTCTCCCCGGAGAAGGACGCCTTCACCCGGGAGGCCGACCGCCACCTGGACAACGGCTACTTCATCCGAGCGCTTCCGGGCGAGAAGGTGGTCTATCCCGTCCAGACCTGCCTCTACATCCGCGATTCGGACGTGGCCCAGCGCGTCCACAACGTGATCATCGCGGAGGAGGGCTCGGAACTCCACATCATCACCGGATGCGCCACCCACCCCGACCTCACCTCCGGGCTCCACATCGGGGTCTCGGAGTTCTACGTGAAGAAGGGCGCCCGGCTCGTCTTCACCATGATCCACAACTGGGGCGAGGAGGTCTACGTCCGGCCCCGAACCGGGATCCGGGTGGAGGAGGGCGGGGTCTTCCTCTCCAACTACGTCTCCCTCCACGGGGTCAAGTCCATCGAGACCTACCCCACGGCCGTCCTCGCGGGTCCGGGGGCCCTGGCCCGTTTCCACTCGGTGATCGTGGCGCCGGCGGGGGCCGACATCGACATCGGCAGCCGGGTGCGCCTCGAGGCCCCCGGTACCCGGGCCGAGATCATCTCCCGGAGCATCTCCTACGGCGGCCGGGTCATGGCCCGGGGGCACCTGGTGGGGAAGGCCCCCGGGGTCAAGGCGCACCTCGAGTGCCAGGGCCTCATGCTGGGGGAGGGCGGCGCCATCCACGCGGTGCCCGAGCTGGAGGCCCACGTGGCCGACGTGGAGATGTCCCACGAAGCCGCGGTGGGCCGAATCGCCCGGGAAGAGATCGAGTACCTCATGGCGCGGGGCCTCGACGAGGAGGAGGCCACCTCCGCCATCGTCCGGGGGTTCCTCAACGTGAAGATCGAGGGACTACCGCCGGAACTCGAGCGGGAACTCGAGGACGCGGTGGCCCGCTGCGGCCAGGGGATGTGA
- a CDS encoding NAD+ synthase, which yields MKIALVQFNPTVGAFDDNAARMARLCREAAGRRCDLAVFPELAVCGYPPRDLLERPGFVEGARRALDALVAEVRGIGVLCGTVERNEAGRGRALQNVAVLFEDGRRLARYAKRLLPTYDVFDEARYFEPGTGGEPAVFRGTALGITICEDIWNDPELSTRHSYPVDPVAELAAAGAEVFVTLSASPYDTEKPAFRREILRHLARKYRRPFLYVNQVGGQDCLVFDGGSLAVDAEGRLTARAADFEEDLVVVDTGSGRGDLHPVSEGREEEVIRALALALRDYTARCGFRSVVLGLSGGIDSAVTAAVAARALGPENVVGLLMPSPYTSEASLEDAAALARNLGIRTETLPITGVFEAYRETLAPFFGGRGADLVEQNLQARIRGGLLMAVSNQFGHMVLSTGNKSEMAVGYCTLYGDLSGGFALISDVPKGLVYDLARHINRDREVIPRRILERPPSAELRPDQRDQDDLPPYDVVDRVIRGYVEENRSPGDLAREGIPPAVVGDLVRRIHRSEYKRWQAPPGPRITTRALRCGRRYPIAHGFRDWETA from the coding sequence GTGAAGATCGCCCTGGTCCAGTTCAACCCCACGGTGGGGGCCTTCGACGACAACGCGGCCCGCATGGCCCGCCTCTGCCGCGAGGCCGCCGGCCGCAGGTGCGACCTCGCGGTGTTCCCGGAACTGGCCGTGTGCGGCTACCCGCCCAGGGACCTCCTGGAACGGCCGGGCTTCGTCGAGGGGGCCCGTCGCGCCCTCGACGCCCTCGTGGCCGAGGTCCGGGGCATCGGCGTCCTGTGCGGGACGGTGGAACGGAACGAGGCCGGTCGGGGCCGGGCCCTCCAAAACGTCGCCGTCCTCTTCGAGGATGGGCGGCGGCTGGCCCGGTACGCGAAGCGGCTGTTGCCCACCTACGACGTCTTCGACGAGGCCCGGTATTTCGAGCCCGGGACCGGGGGGGAGCCGGCGGTCTTTCGCGGCACCGCCCTCGGGATCACCATCTGCGAGGATATCTGGAACGATCCGGAGCTCTCCACCCGCCATTCCTACCCCGTGGACCCCGTGGCGGAGCTCGCCGCGGCGGGGGCCGAGGTCTTCGTCACCCTCTCCGCCTCTCCCTACGACACCGAAAAACCGGCCTTCCGCCGGGAGATCCTCCGCCACCTGGCCCGGAAGTACCGCCGCCCCTTCCTCTACGTGAACCAGGTGGGCGGTCAGGACTGCCTCGTCTTCGACGGCGGCAGCCTGGCGGTGGACGCGGAGGGCCGGCTTACCGCCCGGGCCGCCGATTTCGAGGAGGATCTGGTGGTGGTGGACACCGGGTCGGGCCGGGGCGATCTCCACCCGGTCTCGGAGGGCCGCGAGGAGGAGGTGATCCGGGCCCTCGCCCTCGCCCTCCGCGACTACACGGCCCGGTGCGGCTTCCGCAGCGTGGTGCTGGGGCTCTCCGGCGGGATCGACTCGGCGGTGACCGCGGCCGTGGCCGCCCGGGCCCTCGGGCCCGAGAACGTCGTCGGCCTCCTCATGCCCTCGCCCTACACCTCGGAGGCCAGCCTGGAGGACGCCGCGGCGCTGGCCCGGAACCTCGGGATCCGCACCGAGACTCTGCCCATAACCGGGGTCTTCGAGGCCTACCGGGAGACCCTGGCGCCCTTCTTCGGCGGCCGGGGGGCCGACCTCGTGGAACAGAACCTCCAGGCCCGCATCCGGGGGGGGCTCCTCATGGCCGTCTCGAACCAGTTCGGCCACATGGTCCTCTCCACCGGGAACAAGTCGGAGATGGCCGTGGGCTACTGTACCCTCTACGGCGACCTGAGCGGCGGCTTCGCCCTGATCTCCGACGTGCCCAAGGGGCTGGTCTACGACCTGGCGCGCCACATCAACCGCGACCGGGAGGTGATTCCCCGACGGATCCTCGAGCGGCCGCCCTCGGCCGAGCTCCGGCCGGACCAGCGGGACCAGGACGACCTGCCGCCCTACGACGTGGTGGACCGGGTGATCCGGGGCTATGTGGAGGAGAACCGGTCCCCCGGGGACCTGGCCCGGGAGGGGATCCCCCCGGCCGTGGTGGGCGACCTCGTCCGGAGGATCCATCGAAGCGAATACAAGCGGTGGCAGGCCCCGCCGGGGCCGAGGATCACCACCCGGGCCCTGCGCTGCGGGCGCCGCTACCCCATCGCCCACGGGTTCCGGGACTGGGAGACAGCCTGA
- a CDS encoding 3'-5' exoribonuclease YhaM family protein yields MEKGIYIRDIQPNTTVEGTFCVQSRRLLETRNGAPYLALTLMDRTGDMEARVWDRARELAPVCGEGSYLRVRAEAQVFRDATQLKVLDLEPVPEADVTPADFLPATPEDREALWEELRRLAGEIGDEVLQGLVRAVFSDRDFRRAFYEAPAAKRMHHAYLGGLLEHTVAVGSLALDVAGRYPRLDRDLLLAGALLHDIGKVVEFRFDRPPLDYTDQGRLIGHMVLGTSLVDRFAAAAGLPADHHRLLALKHLVLSHHGQREFGAPVLPMMEEAVALNLIDDLDAKLNYLSGLRGEVEGEGYGWTPYQRLLDRYFFLPGAAEEAAEAPAAELRGRGA; encoded by the coding sequence ATGGAAAAGGGCATCTACATCCGGGACATCCAGCCGAACACCACGGTGGAAGGGACCTTTTGCGTGCAGAGCCGCCGGCTCCTCGAGACCCGGAACGGCGCCCCCTACCTGGCCCTCACCCTCATGGACCGGACGGGGGACATGGAGGCCCGGGTCTGGGACCGGGCCCGGGAACTCGCCCCCGTGTGCGGGGAGGGGAGCTACCTCCGGGTCCGGGCCGAGGCCCAGGTCTTCCGCGATGCCACCCAGCTCAAGGTCCTCGACTTGGAACCCGTGCCGGAGGCCGATGTCACCCCGGCCGACTTCCTCCCCGCGACGCCGGAGGACCGGGAGGCTTTGTGGGAGGAGCTCAGGCGGCTGGCCGGGGAGATCGGCGACGAGGTCCTCCAGGGCCTGGTCCGGGCCGTCTTCTCCGACCGCGACTTCCGCCGGGCCTTCTACGAGGCCCCGGCGGCCAAGCGCATGCACCATGCCTACCTCGGCGGTCTCCTCGAGCACACGGTGGCGGTGGGGAGCCTGGCCCTGGACGTGGCCGGGCGCTATCCCCGGCTCGACCGGGACCTCCTCCTCGCCGGCGCCCTGCTCCACGACATCGGCAAGGTGGTGGAGTTCCGCTTCGACCGCCCCCCGCTGGACTACACGGACCAGGGGCGCCTCATCGGCCACATGGTGCTCGGGACCTCCCTGGTGGACCGCTTCGCCGCGGCCGCCGGCCTGCCCGCCGATCACCACCGGCTCCTCGCCCTGAAGCACCTCGTCCTTTCGCACCACGGGCAGAGGGAGTTCGGGGCCCCGGTGCTCCCCATGATGGAGGAGGCGGTGGCGCTGAACCTCATCGACGACCTGGATGCCAAGCTGAACTACCTCTCAGGCCTCCGGGGCGAGGTGGAGGGCGAGGGCTACGGGTGGACCCCGTACCAGCGGCTGCTCGATCGCTACTTCTTCCTGCCGGGTGCCGCCGAAGAGGCGGCGGAGGCGCCCGCCGCGGAGCTGCGGGGCCGCGGGGCGTGA
- a CDS encoding ATP-binding protein — translation MTPADGTTAVTGPAARLLSRILRRDLLAHAYLVTGPGEDRREALAAGFAGVLLCRSPGLDEAGPAPCGTCPACGKFRRRTHPDFLEVRPDGAMIRIDQVRALCAALAFAPLEGERRVCLVHGAHRMNPEAANAFLKTLEEPPAGTFFLLTAPTARSVLSTIASRCQPVRTRAARPAETAAGLPGEPGAALAAAVLADGDPERAAAYLAPPVAEMRRRLLDAVSAEAPADPARLLELAAGLAEDREQLAAALGVMRALVRDLLLVQGGGGVSDLELANPDFAAAVRSVAARRDAADLAAFSAWLDRAEVWLERNVAPDFLAEGMLLAWWGAGAA, via the coding sequence GTGACCCCGGCGGACGGCACCACGGCGGTCACGGGCCCGGCGGCCCGCCTGCTTTCGCGGATCCTCCGCCGGGACCTCCTGGCCCATGCCTACCTCGTGACGGGCCCGGGGGAAGACCGCCGGGAGGCGCTCGCCGCCGGCTTTGCGGGGGTTCTCCTGTGCCGGTCGCCGGGGCTCGACGAGGCGGGACCGGCCCCGTGCGGTACCTGCCCGGCCTGCGGCAAGTTCCGGCGCCGCACCCACCCCGATTTCCTGGAGGTCCGCCCGGACGGCGCCATGATCCGAATCGACCAGGTCCGGGCGCTCTGCGCCGCCCTGGCCTTCGCCCCCCTGGAGGGAGAGCGGCGGGTCTGCCTCGTTCACGGCGCGCACCGGATGAACCCCGAGGCGGCCAACGCCTTCCTGAAGACCCTCGAGGAACCCCCGGCCGGGACCTTCTTCCTGCTTACCGCCCCGACGGCCCGGTCGGTGCTCTCCACCATCGCCTCGCGGTGCCAGCCGGTGCGGACCCGGGCCGCCCGTCCCGCCGAGACCGCGGCGGGGCTCCCCGGGGAACCGGGAGCGGCCCTGGCGGCCGCCGTGCTCGCCGATGGGGACCCGGAGCGGGCCGCGGCCTACCTCGCGCCTCCCGTGGCGGAGATGCGCCGCCGGCTCCTCGATGCGGTCTCGGCCGAGGCACCGGCGGACCCCGCCCGCCTGCTCGAGCTGGCCGCCGGCCTGGCGGAGGACCGGGAGCAGCTGGCCGCCGCCCTGGGCGTCATGCGGGCCCTGGTGCGGGACCTGCTCCTGGTCCAGGGCGGCGGGGGGGTGTCGGACCTGGAACTCGCCAACCCGGACTTCGCCGCCGCCGTCCGATCGGTGGCGGCCCGCCGCGACGCGGCGGACCTGGCCGCCTTCTCGGCCTGGCTGGACCGGGCCGAGGTGTGGCTCGAGCGGAACGTGGCCCCGGACTTCCTGGCCGAGGGGATGCTCCTGGCCTGGTGGGGCGCCGGGGCCGCCTGA
- a CDS encoding PSP1 domain-containing protein: MTDNEHDRSAGPGPLGTGDEDVTGEAAPATRRVRLVAVRRRPGWPPAHYEAGDLDLTPGEWVVVPTDHGPEVGVVAGRPLEVELPAGAPLARVERLASTREIDLYYQNLEAEKEAREVCRERVRALGLAMKLVQVERYFDGSKVVFAYSAEGRVDFRQLVRDLVRALHTRVEMRQIGIRHEAKAVGGVGHCGRVLCCAGFLGTFDPVSIRMAKAQNLPLNPGKISGRCGRLLCCLNYEYETYRDLRKGMPKMGRRCLTPAGEGKVIRQDVLQQTLKVLLPDGSQVEYTLDELRRFQNGEPPPPPPSPEPPPPPAAPEPPVSLPETSAAQPEGKARGRRRPKRRRKKKAAAEASASAGKTEAAAAEGTPPARRGRSRRPGRKRPRRRKKEEGS, from the coding sequence ATGACGGACAACGAACACGACAGATCAGCCGGACCAGGGCCCCTCGGAACGGGGGACGAGGACGTCACCGGCGAGGCGGCGCCGGCCACCCGCCGGGTGCGCCTGGTGGCGGTGCGGCGCCGCCCGGGCTGGCCGCCCGCCCACTACGAGGCGGGGGATCTCGATCTCACTCCGGGCGAGTGGGTGGTGGTGCCCACCGACCACGGCCCCGAGGTGGGGGTGGTGGCGGGACGGCCGCTGGAGGTGGAACTTCCCGCCGGCGCCCCTCTCGCCCGGGTGGAACGGCTGGCGAGCACCCGGGAGATCGACCTCTACTACCAGAACCTCGAGGCCGAGAAAGAGGCCCGAGAGGTCTGCCGGGAACGGGTCCGCGCCCTGGGCCTTGCCATGAAGCTCGTCCAGGTGGAGCGCTACTTCGACGGGAGCAAGGTGGTCTTTGCCTACTCCGCCGAGGGCCGGGTGGACTTCCGGCAGCTGGTCCGCGACCTGGTGCGCGCCCTCCACACCCGGGTGGAGATGCGCCAGATCGGCATCCGCCACGAGGCCAAGGCCGTGGGCGGCGTCGGTCACTGCGGCCGGGTGCTCTGCTGCGCCGGTTTCCTCGGCACCTTCGACCCCGTCTCCATCCGCATGGCCAAGGCCCAGAACCTGCCCCTCAACCCCGGCAAGATCTCCGGGCGCTGCGGCCGGCTCCTCTGCTGCCTCAACTACGAGTACGAGACCTACCGCGATCTCCGAAAGGGGATGCCCAAGATGGGCCGCCGATGTCTCACGCCTGCGGGCGAAGGCAAGGTGATCCGCCAGGACGTGCTCCAGCAGACCCTCAAGGTGCTCCTCCCCGACGGGTCCCAGGTGGAGTACACCCTGGACGAACTCCGCCGGTTCCAGAACGGGGAGCCGCCACCCCCGCCGCCATCCCCGGAGCCGCCGCCCCCGCCCGCCGCTCCCGAGCCCCCCGTCTCCTTGCCCGAGACCTCCGCCGCCCAGCCCGAGGGCAAGGCCCGGGGCCGCCGGCGTCCCAAGCGGCGCCGCAAGAAGAAGGCGGCCGCCGAGGCTTCGGCGTCGGCCGGGAAGACGGAGGCAGCGGCCGCCGAGGGGACCCCGCCCGCCCGCCGCGGCCGGTCGAGGCGGCCGGGACGGAAGCGGCCCCGCCGCCGGAAGAAGGAGGAGGGGAGCTGA
- the metG gene encoding methionine--tRNA ligase yields the protein MSQRFYVTTPIYYVNADPHIGHAYSTVVADVQNRFHRLRGEETFFLTGTDEHGDKIVQAAARRGLDPKAYVDEVSGRFRATWPLLDVAPDRFIRTTDPEHVATVQRILQEVYDRGDIVFREYEGLYCFGCERFYVERELEDGRCPDHGTEPVRLKERNYFFRMSRYQDWLIDHIRAHEDFITPERYRNEVLAFLREPLEDLCISRPTSRLTWGIPLPFDPNFVTYVWFDALINYLTGLGYPDDPRFEAFWPVAEHVIAKDILKPHGIYWPTMLRALGLAPYRRLHVHGYWQMQERKMSKSLGNVVRPAELVETFGCDAVRYCLMREMAFGLDANYSEEAFRTRVNADLANDLGNLVSRTLTMVQKYAGGRVPAPDGSEGPEAELAAACRALAADYEREMAAFAAHRALARVWEVLNLANRVIDTTAPWALARDPGQAGRLASVLYALLETLRVVSVLLAPVMPGTARRLREGLGLAAGGDLRLEEARRWGVLRPGTATLRLPSLFPRMERKGRAGDAASAAKRRTKTMDKAERAPGETGAGLIDIETFGKVDLRVAEVTAAEPVAGADRLLRLTVRCPEERTIVAGIAREVPPADLVGRQVIVVANLKPVKLRGVRSEGMLLVAKDENGLHLSTVATPAAPGTRLS from the coding sequence ATGAGCCAGCGTTTCTACGTCACGACACCCATCTACTACGTCAACGCCGATCCCCACATCGGCCACGCCTACTCCACCGTGGTGGCCGACGTCCAGAACCGGTTCCACCGGCTCCGAGGGGAGGAGACCTTCTTTCTCACCGGCACCGACGAGCACGGGGACAAGATCGTCCAGGCGGCCGCCCGGCGGGGGCTCGATCCGAAGGCCTACGTGGACGAGGTGAGCGGCCGGTTCCGCGCCACCTGGCCCCTCCTGGACGTGGCGCCCGACCGCTTTATCCGGACCACCGACCCGGAGCACGTGGCCACGGTGCAGCGGATCCTCCAGGAGGTCTACGACCGCGGCGACATCGTCTTCCGCGAGTACGAGGGGCTCTACTGTTTCGGGTGCGAGCGGTTCTACGTGGAACGGGAACTCGAGGACGGTCGGTGCCCGGATCACGGGACCGAGCCGGTCCGGCTCAAGGAGCGGAACTACTTCTTCCGGATGAGCCGCTACCAGGACTGGCTCATCGACCACATCCGGGCCCACGAGGACTTCATCACCCCGGAACGGTACCGGAACGAGGTCTTGGCCTTCCTCCGGGAACCGCTGGAGGACCTGTGCATCTCGCGCCCGACCTCGCGGCTCACCTGGGGCATCCCGCTCCCCTTCGACCCGAACTTCGTGACCTACGTCTGGTTCGACGCCCTCATCAACTACCTCACCGGGCTCGGGTACCCGGACGACCCCCGCTTCGAGGCCTTCTGGCCCGTGGCCGAGCACGTCATCGCCAAGGACATCCTGAAGCCCCACGGGATCTACTGGCCCACCATGCTCCGGGCCCTGGGGCTCGCCCCCTACCGCCGCCTCCACGTGCACGGCTACTGGCAGATGCAGGAGCGGAAGATGTCCAAGAGCCTCGGCAACGTGGTGCGCCCGGCGGAGCTCGTGGAGACCTTCGGCTGCGACGCCGTCCGCTACTGCCTCATGCGCGAGATGGCCTTCGGCCTCGACGCCAACTACAGCGAGGAGGCCTTCCGGACCCGGGTGAACGCCGACCTCGCCAACGACCTCGGCAACCTCGTCAGCCGCACCCTCACCATGGTCCAGAAGTACGCCGGGGGGCGGGTGCCGGCGCCGGACGGGTCCGAAGGGCCCGAGGCGGAGCTGGCGGCGGCCTGCCGGGCCCTCGCCGCGGACTACGAGCGGGAGATGGCGGCCTTCGCCGCCCACCGGGCCCTGGCGCGGGTGTGGGAGGTCCTGAACCTCGCCAACCGGGTCATCGATACCACCGCGCCCTGGGCGCTGGCCCGGGATCCCGGCCAGGCGGGCCGGCTCGCCTCGGTGCTCTACGCGCTCCTCGAGACGCTCCGGGTGGTCTCGGTGCTCCTGGCCCCCGTCATGCCCGGGACGGCGCGGCGCCTGCGGGAGGGCCTGGGCCTTGCCGCAGGCGGCGATCTCCGCCTGGAAGAGGCCCGGCGGTGGGGCGTGCTCCGCCCGGGGACGGCCACGCTTCGCCTCCCGTCCCTCTTCCCCCGGATGGAGCGGAAGGGACGGGCCGGGGACGCGGCATCCGCCGCAAAGAGGAGGACGAAGACCATGGACAAGGCGGAACGGGCGCCGGGCGAGACCGGTGCCGGACTCATCGACATCGAGACCTTTGGGAAGGTGGACCTCCGGGTGGCGGAGGTGACGGCCGCCGAGCCGGTGGCCGGCGCCGACCGGCTGCTCCGGCTCACGGTGCGGTGCCCGGAGGAGCGGACCATCGTGGCGGGGATCGCCCGGGAGGTGCCCCCCGCCGACCTGGTGGGCCGACAGGTCATCGTGGTGGCCAACCTGAAGCCCGTCAAGTTGCGGGGGGTCCGCTCCGAAGGTATGCTCCTCGTGGCCAAGGACGAAAACGGCCTGCACCTTTCCACGGTGGCCACACCGGCCGCGCCGGGGACCCGGCTCTCCTGA
- the selB gene encoding selenocysteine-specific translation elongation factor — translation MDRTDIPRQQTVILGTAGHIDHGKTTLVRALTGIDTDRLKEEKERGITIELGFAHLTLPDGRRIGVVDVPGHERFVKNMVAGAMGVDLVALVVAADEGVMPQTREHLEITQLLGVRKGLVVLTKIDLVDRDWLELVTEDVREYLSGTFLADAPIVPVSSVTGEGLDALRARLAELVAEVEPRIPAGPYRLPVDRVFTVKGFGTVVTGTTVSGRIRVGDEAVVYPRGLETRIRGIQVHGAEAGEALAGLRTALNLQGLEKGDLARGDVVATPGSLHPTYLLDLEFHHLASAARPLKYRSPVRFHVGTAEVIGRVLFQGDELEPGTDALIQVQLEAPVAALRGDRYVIRSYSPVHTIGGGRILNPLPRRRKRTRPEHWAELERLARADAGDLIAYHLEKAGLRGLTEAELAMRTGLYGKTLHRELERLLGARRVVRHEGEGRRLLDGGLYEDLKRRATEFLARYHEANPLQAGAPKEELRSRLMPGDGGGRIFQRLLSDLARSGDVVLERDRVRLPGHQVALGKEEAAFRDRIEVLFRKAGLQPPSRAEVVGKFPGKEEAAARVFDLLVREGVLVHLREGLCIHREALEQARELVVRHLREKGELSVTDFRELTGGLSRKYMIPLLEYLDNQKVTLRVGDVRRLRSGA, via the coding sequence ATGGACCGCACCGACATCCCCCGACAGCAGACCGTCATCCTCGGCACCGCCGGCCACATCGACCACGGCAAGACCACCCTGGTCCGGGCGCTGACGGGCATCGACACCGACCGCCTCAAGGAGGAGAAGGAGCGGGGCATCACCATCGAGCTCGGCTTCGCCCACCTCACCCTGCCCGACGGGCGGCGGATCGGCGTGGTGGACGTCCCCGGCCACGAGCGCTTCGTGAAGAACATGGTGGCGGGTGCCATGGGGGTGGACCTCGTGGCCCTGGTGGTGGCGGCGGACGAGGGGGTCATGCCCCAGACCCGGGAACACCTCGAGATCACCCAGCTCCTCGGCGTCCGAAAGGGCCTCGTGGTCCTCACCAAGATCGACCTCGTGGACCGCGACTGGCTGGAACTCGTGACCGAGGACGTCCGGGAGTACCTCTCCGGCACCTTCCTGGCCGACGCCCCCATCGTGCCCGTCTCCAGCGTCACCGGCGAGGGGCTGGACGCGCTCCGCGCCCGTCTCGCCGAGCTGGTGGCCGAGGTCGAGCCCCGGATCCCCGCCGGGCCCTACCGGCTGCCGGTGGACCGCGTCTTCACCGTGAAGGGCTTCGGCACCGTGGTGACCGGTACCACGGTGTCCGGGCGGATCCGCGTGGGGGACGAGGCGGTGGTTTATCCCCGGGGTCTCGAGACCCGGATCCGTGGCATCCAGGTCCACGGGGCCGAGGCCGGGGAGGCCCTCGCCGGGCTCCGGACCGCCCTGAACCTCCAGGGGCTGGAGAAGGGGGACCTGGCCCGGGGTGACGTGGTGGCGACGCCGGGGAGCCTGCATCCCACCTACCTCCTGGACCTCGAGTTCCATCACCTCGCCAGCGCCGCCCGGCCCCTCAAGTACCGGAGCCCGGTCCGCTTCCACGTGGGGACGGCGGAGGTCATCGGCCGGGTGCTCTTCCAGGGGGACGAGCTCGAGCCCGGCACCGACGCCTTGATCCAGGTGCAACTGGAGGCGCCGGTGGCGGCGCTCCGGGGCGACCGCTACGTCATCCGGAGCTATTCTCCGGTCCACACCATCGGGGGCGGCCGGATCCTGAACCCGCTTCCCCGCCGGCGCAAGCGGACACGGCCCGAGCACTGGGCCGAGCTTGAGCGGCTGGCCCGGGCCGACGCCGGGGACCTCATCGCCTACCACCTGGAGAAGGCCGGCCTCCGGGGGCTCACCGAGGCCGAGCTCGCCATGCGGACGGGTCTCTACGGGAAGACCCTCCACCGGGAGCTCGAGCGGCTCCTCGGCGCCCGGCGGGTGGTCCGGCACGAGGGCGAGGGCCGCCGCCTCCTCGACGGCGGGCTCTACGAGGACCTCAAGCGGCGGGCCACGGAGTTCCTGGCCCGCTACCACGAGGCCAACCCCCTCCAGGCGGGGGCGCCGAAGGAGGAACTCCGCTCGCGCCTCATGCCGGGGGACGGGGGCGGGCGCATCTTCCAGCGCCTGCTCTCGGACCTCGCCCGCTCCGGCGACGTGGTCCTGGAGCGGGACCGGGTGCGCCTCCCGGGGCACCAGGTGGCCCTGGGGAAGGAAGAGGCGGCCTTCCGGGACCGCATCGAGGTCCTCTTCCGGAAGGCGGGGCTCCAGCCGCCCTCCCGGGCGGAGGTGGTGGGCAAGTTCCCGGGGAAGGAGGAGGCCGCGGCGCGTGTCTTCGACCTCCTCGTCCGGGAAGGGGTCCTGGTGCACCTTCGGGAGGGGCTCTGCATCCACCGCGAGGCCCTGGAACAGGCGCGGGAACTCGTGGTCCGCCACCTCCGGGAGAAGGGGGAACTCTCCGTCACCGACTTCCGGGAGCTGACGGGCGGCCTCTCCCGCAAGTACATGATCCCCCTCCTCGAGTACCTGGACAACCAGAAGGTCACCCTCCGGGTGGGCGACGTCCGCCGGCTCCGCTCCGGTGCCTGA